The Phragmites australis chromosome 15, lpPhrAust1.1, whole genome shotgun sequence genome window below encodes:
- the LOC133893578 gene encoding protein transport protein SEC31 homolog B-like isoform X1 — translation MACIKSAQRAALTALAPDAPYLAAGTMSGAVDMSFSASANIEIFRLDFQSDGPDLPLLASAPSPDRFNRLAWSRPGAVEGDSFSLGLLAGGLSDGSVAVWNPLSMINSEGKAEDAMVARLEKHTGPVCGLEFSELTPNRLASGAEQGELCIWDLKNPCEPIVYPPLKSVGSSAQAEISCLSWNPKFQHILATTSSNGMTVVWDLRNQKPLTSFSDSNRRKCSVLQWNPDMSTQLIVASDDDNSPSLRVWDVRKTISPVREFVGHSKGVIAMSWCPYDSSFLLTCAKDNRTICWDTVSGEIISELPTSANWNFDLHWYRKIPGVIAASSFDGKIGIYNLEFSGLYAAVDAVGAPARPRAPAPKWLKCPAGASFGFGGKLVSFHPAAPTQGAQVSTSEVHVHNLVIEQSLVSRSTEFEAAIQNGDKSSLRALCEKKSQESLSDVERETWGFLRVMFEDGDDARTKLLAHLGFEPPQAPTVDSTDELSQSLADTLNLDHGTTTDNTDAQFLVDNGDDFFNNPQPSEASLTEESISTNGQQIEQEMPGDVVPSDPSIDKSIQHALVVGDYKGAVNQCLAANRMADALVIAHAGGSALWESTRNHYLKNSISPYLKVVSAMVGNDLMSFVSTWPLSSWKETLALLCTFARKEEWNVLCNTLASRLVSVGDTLAATLCYICAGNIDKAAEIWSRNLKSEDGGKTYVDLLQDLMEKTITLALATGHKRFSASLSKLLENYAELLASQGLLKTAMEYLKLLGSDEHSHELAILRDRIAFSTEENDAARSSVSDSTGTNSPYVMNQSSYITPDHSQNLYQQVPQPYNVPSNTYSDVYQQQPNAALGYNNTYQPQQPAQMFVPPSAPASSQQQQGSAPVSAPQQTVKTFTPTNLPGLKNPEQYQQPNTLGSQLYTGSANPPYSYGPSASYQSGPPTTYHQPRSPAQYQTAPPVPSLGASAPVPGMVSNQMFPHSAATNSTSRLLPSSNQGFVQRPGLSPVQPSSPTQAHAKAQTAPPAPPPTVQTADTSKVSAELRSVIATLTRLFDETFKALGGSQATQAKKREIEDNSRKIGALFAKLNTGDISPNVSSKLIQLCGALDSNDFATAMHLQVLLTTSDWDECDFWLAALKRMIKTRQNFRM, via the exons ATGGCGTGCATCAAGAGCGCGCAGCGGGCGGCGCTGACGGCGCTGGCGCCGGACGCGCCGTACCTCGCCGCCGGTACCATGAGCGGCGCCGTCGACATGAGCTTCTCCGCGTCCGCCAACATCGAGATCTTCCGCCTCGACTTCCAGTCCGACGGCCCCGACCTTCCGCTCCTCGCCTCCGCGCCCTCCCCCGACCGCTTCAACCGCCTCGCTTGGTCACGGCCGGGCGCCGTGGAGGGGGACTCCTTCTCGCTCGGCCTCCTCGCTGGCGGCCTCAGCGACGGCTCCGTCGCCGTGTGGAACCCGCTGAGCATGATCAA CTCCGAGGGGAAAGCGGAGGACGCCATGGTCGCGCGGCTGGAGAAGCACACCGGGCCG GTTTGTGGATTGGAGTTTAGTGAGCTCACGCCGAATCGGCTCGCTTCAGGGGCTGAACAGGGGGAGCTTTGCATCTGGGATCTCAAGAACCCTTGTGAGCCAATCGTCTACCCGCCACTCAAG AGTGTTGGGTCCAGTGCCCAAGCTGAAATCTCTTGTTTATCCTGGAATCCCAAGTTTCAACATATACTAGCAACCACTTCTAGTAATGGAATGACAG TTGTTTGGGATTTAAGGAACCAGAAACCACTGACTAG CTTTTCAGATTCAAATAGAAGGAAATGCTCTGTTCTCCAATGGAACCCAGACATGTCCACCCAGCTGATTGTTGCATCAGATGATGACAACTCACCCTCACTGAGA GTTTGGGATGTGAGGAAGACCATTTCACCAGTAAGAGAATTTGTTGGCCATTCAAAAG GTGTAATTGCTATGTCCTGGTGCCCTTATGATAGTTCGTTCTTGCTTACATGTGCCAAAGACAATAGAACAATATGCTGGGATACTGTTAGTGGAGAG ATTATTAGTGAGCTACCAACAAGTGCTAATTGGAACTTCGACCTTCACTGGTACCGGAAAATTCCAGGTGTCATAGCAGCATCCTCCTTTGATGGGAAAATTGGCATATACAACCTAGAG TTCTCTGGCCTTTATGCGGCTGTTGATGCTGTTGGTGCCCCAG CACGTCCAAGAGCTCCAGCTCCAAAATGGTTGAAATGCCCCGCTGGTGCATCTTTTGGCTTTGGTGGTAAACTTGTTTCTTTCCATCCGGCAGCACCCACCCAAGGTGCACAAGTGTCTACTTCTGAG gtGCATGTACACAATTTGGTGATTGAGCAAAGTCTGGTGAGCCGGTCAACTGAATTTGAAGCTGCTATACAGAATGGTGACAAAAGTTCGCTGCGTGCTCTGTgcgaaaaaaaatcacaagaatCTCT ATCTGACGTGGAGAGAGAAACATGGGGCTTCTTAAGGGTTATGTTTGAGGATGGGGATGATGCAAGGACAAAATTGCTTGCTCATCTTGGCTTCGAACCGCCTCAAGCACCAACTGTGGATTCAACTGATGAACTGAGCCAAAGTTTGGCAGATACACTTAATCTTGATCATGGCACAACAACGGATAATACGGATGCTCAATTTCTTGTTGATAACGGGGACGATTTTTTTAACAATCCTCAACCTTCAGAGGCTAGCTTGACCGAAGAATCAATTTCTACAAATGGTCAACAGATAGAGCAGGAAATGCCTGGAGATGTTGTGCCGTCTGATCCATCAATTGATAAAAGCATTCAACATGCATTGGTAGTTGGAGACTACAAAGGGGCAGTTAACCAGTGCCTTGCTGCAAATCGTATGGCTGATGCTTTGGTTATTGCCCATGCTGGTGGTTCTGCTCTATGGGAAAGCACAAGAAATCATTATCTTAAGAACAGTATCTCGCCCTACTTAAAG GTTGTTTCTGCTATGGTGGGCAATGATTTAATGAGTTTTGTGAGTACTTGGCCTCTAAGTTCATGGAAAGAAACACTTGCGCTACTGTGCACG TTTGCGCGGAAAGAGGAATGGAATGTTTTATGCAACACGCTTGCGTCTAGACTTGTGAGTGTCGGAGATACACTTGCCGCAACTCTCTGTTACATTTGTGCTGGAAATATAGACAAAGCTGCGGAAATATGGTCTCGCAACTTGAAGTCTGAAGATGGCGGGAAGACTTATGTTGATCTTCTCCAG GATTTGATGGAAAAGACCATTACTCTCGCCCTTGCTACAGGCCACAAGAGATTTAGTGCGTCGCTATCTAAGCTTCTTGAGAACTATGCCGAACTGCTGGCCAGTCAAGGTCTTCTTAAAACTGCAATGGAGTATTTAAAACTGTTGGGATCggatgaacattcacatgagCTGGCAATTTTGAGAGATCGAATTGCATTTTCTACAGAAG AGAATGATGCTGCTAGGAGTTCTGTTTCTGATAGCACTGGCACCAATTCCCCCTACGTCATGAATCAATCGAGTTATATCACGCCAGATCATTCTCAGAATCTTTACCAG CAGGTACCTCAGCCATATAATGTGCCAAGTAATACATATTCGGATGTTTACCAGCAACAACCTAATGCAGCCCTTGGATACAACAACACATATCAACCTCAACAACCAGCTCAGATGTTTGTTCCACCAAGCGCACCCGCAAGCTCCCAG CAACAGCAAGGTTCTGCTCCCGTATCAGCGCCACAGCAAACAGTAAAGACATTTACTCCTACAAATCTACCAGGTCTCAAAAACCCGGAACAATATCAGCAACCTAATACCTTGGGTTCCCAGCTTTACACG GGTTCTGCAAACCCACCATATTCTTATGGACCATCCGCTTCATATCAAAGCGGACCTCCAACCACATACCATCAGCCTAGATCACCAGCTCAATACCAGACTGCTCCACCGGTCCCTTCTCTTGGTGCTAGCGCCCCTGTACCAGGAATGGTCTCTAACCAGATGTTTCCCCATTCTGCTGCAACTAACTCAACATCCAGGCTTTTGCCATCAAGCAATCAAGGCTTTGTTCAGAGGCCAGGTTTGAGTCCTGTACAGCCATCAAGTCCCACACAGGCACATGCAAAGGCACAGACAGCTCCTCCTGCACCTCCCCCAACTGTGCAGACAGCTGATACGTCGAAGGTGTCAG CTGAGCTGAGATCTGTTATTGCAACACTGACCAGACTATTTGATGAGACATTCAAAGCTCTGGGAGGATCACAAGCTACTCAGGCCAAAAAGCGTGAAATAGAAGACAATTCAAGGAAAATAGGCGCATTGTTTGCAAAACTAAATACCGGCGATATATCTCCAAATGTTTCATCGAAACTCATTCAGCTGTGCGGTGCGCTTGATAGTAATGATTTTGCCACTGCGATGCACCTGCAG GTACTTTTGACAACAAGTGACTGGGATGAGTGCGACTTTTGGCTTGCAGCTTTGAAGCGTATGATCAAGACGAGGCAGAACTTCAGAATGTAA
- the LOC133893578 gene encoding protein transport protein SEC31 homolog B-like isoform X2: protein MACIKSAQRAALTALAPDAPYLAAGTMSGAVDMSFSASANIEIFRLDFQSDGPDLPLLASAPSPDRFNRLAWSRPGAVEGDSFSLGLLAGGLSDGSVAVWNPLSMINSEGKAEDAMVARLEKHTGPVCGLEFSELTPNRLASGAEQGELCIWDLKNPCEPIVYPPLKSVGSSAQAEISCLSWNPKFQHILATTSSNGMTVVWDLRNQKPLTSFSDSNRRKCSVLQWNPDMSTQLIVASDDDNSPSLRVWDVRKTISPVREFVGHSKGVIAMSWCPYDSSFLLTCAKDNRTICWDTVSGEIISELPTSANWNFDLHWYRKIPGVIAASSFDGKIGIYNLEFSGLYAAVDAVGAPARPRAPAPKWLKCPAGASFGFGGKLVSFHPAAPTQGAQVSTSEVHVHNLVIEQSLVSRSTEFEAAIQNGDKSSLRALCEKKSQESLSDVERETWGFLRVMFEDGDDARTKLLAHLGFEPPQAPTVDSTDELSQSLADTLNLDHGTTTDNTDAQFLVDNGDDFFNNPQPSEASLTEESISTNGQQIEQEMPGDVVPSDPSIDKSIQHALVVGDYKGAVNQCLAANRMADALVIAHAGGSALWESTRNHYLKNSISPYLKVVSAMVGNDLMSFVSTWPLSSWKETLALLCTFARKEEWNVLCNTLASRLVSVGDTLAATLCYICAGNIDKAAEIWSRNLKSEDGGKTYVDLLQDLMEKTITLALATGHKRFSASLSKLLENYAELLASQGLLKTAMEYLKLLGSDEHSHELAILRDRIAFSTEENDAARSSVSDSTGTNSPYVMNQSSYITPDHSQNLYQVPQPYNVPSNTYSDVYQQQPNAALGYNNTYQPQQPAQMFVPPSAPASSQQQQGSAPVSAPQQTVKTFTPTNLPGLKNPEQYQQPNTLGSQLYTGSANPPYSYGPSASYQSGPPTTYHQPRSPAQYQTAPPVPSLGASAPVPGMVSNQMFPHSAATNSTSRLLPSSNQGFVQRPGLSPVQPSSPTQAHAKAQTAPPAPPPTVQTADTSKVSAELRSVIATLTRLFDETFKALGGSQATQAKKREIEDNSRKIGALFAKLNTGDISPNVSSKLIQLCGALDSNDFATAMHLQVLLTTSDWDECDFWLAALKRMIKTRQNFRM, encoded by the exons ATGGCGTGCATCAAGAGCGCGCAGCGGGCGGCGCTGACGGCGCTGGCGCCGGACGCGCCGTACCTCGCCGCCGGTACCATGAGCGGCGCCGTCGACATGAGCTTCTCCGCGTCCGCCAACATCGAGATCTTCCGCCTCGACTTCCAGTCCGACGGCCCCGACCTTCCGCTCCTCGCCTCCGCGCCCTCCCCCGACCGCTTCAACCGCCTCGCTTGGTCACGGCCGGGCGCCGTGGAGGGGGACTCCTTCTCGCTCGGCCTCCTCGCTGGCGGCCTCAGCGACGGCTCCGTCGCCGTGTGGAACCCGCTGAGCATGATCAA CTCCGAGGGGAAAGCGGAGGACGCCATGGTCGCGCGGCTGGAGAAGCACACCGGGCCG GTTTGTGGATTGGAGTTTAGTGAGCTCACGCCGAATCGGCTCGCTTCAGGGGCTGAACAGGGGGAGCTTTGCATCTGGGATCTCAAGAACCCTTGTGAGCCAATCGTCTACCCGCCACTCAAG AGTGTTGGGTCCAGTGCCCAAGCTGAAATCTCTTGTTTATCCTGGAATCCCAAGTTTCAACATATACTAGCAACCACTTCTAGTAATGGAATGACAG TTGTTTGGGATTTAAGGAACCAGAAACCACTGACTAG CTTTTCAGATTCAAATAGAAGGAAATGCTCTGTTCTCCAATGGAACCCAGACATGTCCACCCAGCTGATTGTTGCATCAGATGATGACAACTCACCCTCACTGAGA GTTTGGGATGTGAGGAAGACCATTTCACCAGTAAGAGAATTTGTTGGCCATTCAAAAG GTGTAATTGCTATGTCCTGGTGCCCTTATGATAGTTCGTTCTTGCTTACATGTGCCAAAGACAATAGAACAATATGCTGGGATACTGTTAGTGGAGAG ATTATTAGTGAGCTACCAACAAGTGCTAATTGGAACTTCGACCTTCACTGGTACCGGAAAATTCCAGGTGTCATAGCAGCATCCTCCTTTGATGGGAAAATTGGCATATACAACCTAGAG TTCTCTGGCCTTTATGCGGCTGTTGATGCTGTTGGTGCCCCAG CACGTCCAAGAGCTCCAGCTCCAAAATGGTTGAAATGCCCCGCTGGTGCATCTTTTGGCTTTGGTGGTAAACTTGTTTCTTTCCATCCGGCAGCACCCACCCAAGGTGCACAAGTGTCTACTTCTGAG gtGCATGTACACAATTTGGTGATTGAGCAAAGTCTGGTGAGCCGGTCAACTGAATTTGAAGCTGCTATACAGAATGGTGACAAAAGTTCGCTGCGTGCTCTGTgcgaaaaaaaatcacaagaatCTCT ATCTGACGTGGAGAGAGAAACATGGGGCTTCTTAAGGGTTATGTTTGAGGATGGGGATGATGCAAGGACAAAATTGCTTGCTCATCTTGGCTTCGAACCGCCTCAAGCACCAACTGTGGATTCAACTGATGAACTGAGCCAAAGTTTGGCAGATACACTTAATCTTGATCATGGCACAACAACGGATAATACGGATGCTCAATTTCTTGTTGATAACGGGGACGATTTTTTTAACAATCCTCAACCTTCAGAGGCTAGCTTGACCGAAGAATCAATTTCTACAAATGGTCAACAGATAGAGCAGGAAATGCCTGGAGATGTTGTGCCGTCTGATCCATCAATTGATAAAAGCATTCAACATGCATTGGTAGTTGGAGACTACAAAGGGGCAGTTAACCAGTGCCTTGCTGCAAATCGTATGGCTGATGCTTTGGTTATTGCCCATGCTGGTGGTTCTGCTCTATGGGAAAGCACAAGAAATCATTATCTTAAGAACAGTATCTCGCCCTACTTAAAG GTTGTTTCTGCTATGGTGGGCAATGATTTAATGAGTTTTGTGAGTACTTGGCCTCTAAGTTCATGGAAAGAAACACTTGCGCTACTGTGCACG TTTGCGCGGAAAGAGGAATGGAATGTTTTATGCAACACGCTTGCGTCTAGACTTGTGAGTGTCGGAGATACACTTGCCGCAACTCTCTGTTACATTTGTGCTGGAAATATAGACAAAGCTGCGGAAATATGGTCTCGCAACTTGAAGTCTGAAGATGGCGGGAAGACTTATGTTGATCTTCTCCAG GATTTGATGGAAAAGACCATTACTCTCGCCCTTGCTACAGGCCACAAGAGATTTAGTGCGTCGCTATCTAAGCTTCTTGAGAACTATGCCGAACTGCTGGCCAGTCAAGGTCTTCTTAAAACTGCAATGGAGTATTTAAAACTGTTGGGATCggatgaacattcacatgagCTGGCAATTTTGAGAGATCGAATTGCATTTTCTACAGAAG AGAATGATGCTGCTAGGAGTTCTGTTTCTGATAGCACTGGCACCAATTCCCCCTACGTCATGAATCAATCGAGTTATATCACGCCAGATCATTCTCAGAATCTTTACCAG GTACCTCAGCCATATAATGTGCCAAGTAATACATATTCGGATGTTTACCAGCAACAACCTAATGCAGCCCTTGGATACAACAACACATATCAACCTCAACAACCAGCTCAGATGTTTGTTCCACCAAGCGCACCCGCAAGCTCCCAG CAACAGCAAGGTTCTGCTCCCGTATCAGCGCCACAGCAAACAGTAAAGACATTTACTCCTACAAATCTACCAGGTCTCAAAAACCCGGAACAATATCAGCAACCTAATACCTTGGGTTCCCAGCTTTACACG GGTTCTGCAAACCCACCATATTCTTATGGACCATCCGCTTCATATCAAAGCGGACCTCCAACCACATACCATCAGCCTAGATCACCAGCTCAATACCAGACTGCTCCACCGGTCCCTTCTCTTGGTGCTAGCGCCCCTGTACCAGGAATGGTCTCTAACCAGATGTTTCCCCATTCTGCTGCAACTAACTCAACATCCAGGCTTTTGCCATCAAGCAATCAAGGCTTTGTTCAGAGGCCAGGTTTGAGTCCTGTACAGCCATCAAGTCCCACACAGGCACATGCAAAGGCACAGACAGCTCCTCCTGCACCTCCCCCAACTGTGCAGACAGCTGATACGTCGAAGGTGTCAG CTGAGCTGAGATCTGTTATTGCAACACTGACCAGACTATTTGATGAGACATTCAAAGCTCTGGGAGGATCACAAGCTACTCAGGCCAAAAAGCGTGAAATAGAAGACAATTCAAGGAAAATAGGCGCATTGTTTGCAAAACTAAATACCGGCGATATATCTCCAAATGTTTCATCGAAACTCATTCAGCTGTGCGGTGCGCTTGATAGTAATGATTTTGCCACTGCGATGCACCTGCAG GTACTTTTGACAACAAGTGACTGGGATGAGTGCGACTTTTGGCTTGCAGCTTTGAAGCGTATGATCAAGACGAGGCAGAACTTCAGAATGTAA
- the LOC133893342 gene encoding glyoxylase I 4-like translates to MGEECKDATAQQLRQVEAAGDGGHRAEDVVHPADSAKLYEDVPLMALNHISRLCKSVDASVRFYVEALGFVLIHRPPALDFSGAWLFNYGVGIHLVQRDDARKAPDVNPGDLDPMDNHISFQCEDMRVMERRLKEMRIRYMKRTINEEEGSPIDQLFFKDPDGFMIEICNCENLELVPAGALGRLRLPRDRHNPPVRMDGARDE, encoded by the exons ATGGGAGAAGAGTGCAAGGACGCGACGGCCCAGCAGCTGCGGCAGGTTGAAGcagccggcgacggcggccatCGTGCGGAGGATGTCGTCCACCCGGCGGACTCGGCGAAGCTGTACGAGGACGTGCCGCTGATGGCGCTCAACCACATCTCCCGCCTCTGCAAGTCCGTCGACGCCTCCGTCCGGTTCTACGTCGAGGCACTCGGCTTCGTCCTCATCCACCGCCCTCCCGCCCTCGACTTCTCCGGCGCATG GCTTTTCAACTACGGGGTTGGGATCCATCTCGTGCAGCGCGACGACGCGCGGAAAGCCCCCGACGTCAACCCCGGTGACCTCGACCCCATGGACAACCACATCTCATTCCAG TGTGAGGACATGAGGGTGATGGAGAGGAGGCTCAAGGAGATGAGGATCAGGTACATGAAGCGGACCATCAACGAGGAGGAAGGCTCGCCCATCGACCAGCTCTTCTTCAAGGACCCAGATGGCTTCATGATCGAGATCTGCAACTGCGAGAACCTCGAGCTCGTCCccgccggcgcgctcggccGCCTCAGGCTGCCGAGAGACCGCCACAACCCGCCGGTCCGCATGGACGGCGCCCGCGACGAGTAG
- the LOC133892976 gene encoding uncharacterized protein LOC133892976, with protein sequence MRSYCPEVSTDESLRCLEASKAELDAAVRMASALHQLHGVHTPPPPPPQLSRGARRAVDHVKNSFMEHQAYVVAMIAELALQKHTTQTGQDSRACPSLHLRQTPVRERPLHDPPRQLLGELKQKATQFAGEAPSLFFAEVNALTRGASDVTLCCPAPPSHGPGGCSACEFGGKRLVHPTGEEFYGRVGFTDGEDPAMVDRFKKHPDSELVFSCQIVTVCSSSCGGVNSIVKYNSPATSYFCSCHFWSFNRERKAGDNLAATALESAALALGSNATKKIDKERAGVVEGAGVVKEFSAGVETLVTKGPMEISPLSIPLAISNAGSALVSIDAGIGFLGPNYSISTACATSNHCFHSAADQIRLGRADVMVAGGAEAAIMDINLHGSQVNYINVHATSSLAGDLAEANALKQVFKDTYRIKMNATKFMAGHCLGAAVGLEAIVTIKAITTGWVHPTINQFNADPAVDQFDTVRNVKQQHKVHVGISNSFGFGGHNSVVVFAPLSIAHSVRN encoded by the exons ATGCGCAGCTACTGCCCCGAGGTGTCCACAGACGAGTCGCTACGGTGCCTGGAGGCCAGCAAGGCTGAGCTCGACGCCGCCGTCCGGATGGCCTCCGCTCTCCATCAACTGCACGGAGTCCACACACCGCCACCGCCCCCACCGCAGCTAAGCCGAGGAGCCCGACGCGCAGTCGATCACGTAAAGAATTCCTTCATGGAGCACCAGGCGTACGTAGTCGCCATGATAGCAGAACTGGCACTGCAGAAACACACCACGCAGACCGGTCAAGACTCAAGAGCTTGCCCTTCACTTCATCTGCGGCAAACACCGGTTCGGGAGCGGCCGCTGCATGATCCACCACGCCAACTTCTTGGCGAATTGAAGCAGAAGGCCACGCAGTTCGCCGGCGAAGCTCCGTCGCTCTTCTTCGCTGAGGTAAACGCCCTGACCAGAGGCGCCTCTGACGTGACCCTCTGCTGCCCTGCGCCGCCGTCGCACGGCCCCGGCGGTTGCTCGGCTTGCGAGTTCGGAGGAAAGAGGCTCGTGCACCCTACCGGTGAAGAGTTCTACGGCCGGGTGGGCTTCACCGATGGCGAAGACCCCGCCATGGTGGACCGCTTCAAGAAGCATCCGGACTCCGAGCTAG TTTTCTCATGTCAAATTGTAACGGTGTGCAGTTCATCTTGTGGAGGAGTGAACAGTATTGTGAAATACAATTCACCGGCAACAAG TTACTTCTGTAGTTGCCACTTCTGGAGCTTCAATAGAGAGAGGAAGGCTGGGGATAATCTTGCTGCGACGGCCCTCGAGTCCGCCGCCCTCGCCCTCGGCTCCAACGCCACGAAGAAG ATTGACAAGGAACGTGCCGGCGTGGTCGAAGGCGCCGGCGTGGTCAAGGAGTTCTCCGCCGGCGTGGAGACCCTCGTGACGAAGGGGCCCATGGAAATCTCCCCCTTGAGCATCCCGCTCGCGATATCGAACGCCGGGTCCGCCCTGGTCTCCATCGACGCGGGCATCGGCTTCCTGGGCCCGAACTACTCGATCTCAACCGCCTGCGCCACCTCCAACCACTGTTTCCACAGCGCCGCGGACCAGATCCGCCTGGGCCGAGCGGACGTCATGGTCGCCGGCGGCGCGGAGGCCGCGATC ATGGATATTAATCTGCATGGGTCGCAGGTTAACTACATAAACGTTCATGCAACCTCGTCGCTTGCTGGGGACCTGGCAGAAGCGAATGCTTTAAAGCAAGTCTTCAAGGACACGTACCGAATTAAAATGAACGCGACCAAG TTCATGGCAGGGCATTGCCTTGGCGCGGCAGTCGGTTTGGAGGCCATTGTCACCATCAAAGCCATAACCACCGGATGGGTGCATCCGACTATAAACCAATTT AATGCTGACCCGGCAGTTGATCAATTTGACACGGTGCGTAATGTAAAACAGCAGCATAAAGTACACGTTG GCATCTCCAATTCGTTTGGATTTGGTGGACACAATTCAGTGGTAGTGTTCGCACCGTTAAGCATTGCACATTCAGTTAGAAACTAG